The window TGATAAAGGTAGTTTTCTTACGGGACAAGAAGAGTGTCGAAGTGGAGGCTAGAAATGTCTCCGAGGTATTCTCAAAGCTATCCATATTGGGTGAGCAGTACGTCGTGATAAAAAACGGCAGGATAGTCTGCGAGGATGAGCCTTTGTCCTCTGACGATATTATTGAACTATTCACAGTTGCTTCGGGTGGTTAATTGAAGTGCTCAAGGTGTAAAAAAGATGCAATCTATTTTCAGAGGCAGTCTGGCCAGCACTACTGCGGGGAGCATTTCAACAGCTACTTTATTAAGAAGTTCATGCGAGGCATAAGAGAAGACCAGCTGATAAAAAAAGGTGAAAAGGTTGCAGTTGCTGTAAGTGGCGGAAAGGATAGCTTGACCCTGGCATACCTTCTAAAGAAGCTACAGGCAAGATACCCTTTTGAGATGGAAGCTATAATCGTTGATGAGGGGATTTCTGGATATAGGCGCCATACGCTTGATGCTGCAAAATCGCAGTTAGAAAAACTAGAGATAGACTATCACATTGAATCATTTGAAGATAATTTTGGGAAGACTCTTGACTCTTTTGTTGAAAATAACAAGGAAAACGCATGCTCCACGTGTGGCGTCTTAAGAAGATATATCTTGAACAAAAAAGCAAGGGAGCTATCTTGCACGAAGCTTGCGACAGGGCACAATCTTGATGACGAAGACCAATCCGTTATAATGAATCTCATGCGGGGCGATGTAATCAGATTTTCAAGGGGTCAGAATTATTACAAAAAGATTAGTGACAAGTTTGTAGAAAGGATAAAACCCCTGCGTTATTTTTTGGAAAAGGAGATAGTCATCTTTGCACTCAATAATAAGCTCTCTTTTGACTCATCAGAGTGTCCTTACGCAGTATATGCTATGAGGGGTGAGGTGGGGAAGTTTCTTGACAGGATGGAAGAGGTAAGACCCACAACAAAATACTCTCTTTTGTCTGGTTATGATAAGATACTCCCGGCATTAAATCAGTGCTTTATCCCCGAATCAATTGGAGTTTGTGAGATATGTGGTGAGCCAACAATGGATGGCACCTGCATGAGATGCAAGATTTTGGAGAAATAAACCGAGGATTTTCCATGAGGAATGTTCTATTAAAGTTTTTTTATATTTTGTTTTAATTCTGGCAAATCTCTTACAATTATAGTCCATATTAGATCTATATCTACGCCAAAGTATTCATGAATTAATTTATCTCTTAGCCCAGATATCTTTTTCCAAGGGATATGATTATAATTATTTTTAAATTCTTGGGGTAAGTTTTTTATTGCTTCACCTATTATTTCAAGTCTTCTAATAGTCATGTCTTGAAGAGAAAGCGAATCTTCAAACTCTTCTTTTGTTTTATCTTTAGTGTAATCTTCAATTAAATTTATGCTATCAAGAATATGGATTAGGAAAATCCTAAGATTCTTCTTCATAGAATACTTCCTGCTCATTT is drawn from Methanofastidiosum sp. and contains these coding sequences:
- a CDS encoding MoaD/ThiS family protein translates to MIKVVFLRDKKSVEVEARNVSEVFSKLSILGEQYVVIKNGRIVCEDEPLSSDDIIELFTVASGG
- a CDS encoding TIGR00269 family protein, which translates into the protein MKCSRCKKDAIYFQRQSGQHYCGEHFNSYFIKKFMRGIREDQLIKKGEKVAVAVSGGKDSLTLAYLLKKLQARYPFEMEAIIVDEGISGYRRHTLDAAKSQLEKLEIDYHIESFEDNFGKTLDSFVENNKENACSTCGVLRRYILNKKARELSCTKLATGHNLDDEDQSVIMNLMRGDVIRFSRGQNYYKKISDKFVERIKPLRYFLEKEIVIFALNNKLSFDSSECPYAVYAMRGEVGKFLDRMEEVRPTTKYSLLSGYDKILPALNQCFIPESIGVCEICGEPTMDGTCMRCKILEK
- a CDS encoding DUF86 domain-containing protein — protein: MKKNLRIFLIHILDSINLIEDYTKDKTKEEFEDSLSLQDMTIRRLEIIGEAIKNLPQEFKNNYNHIPWKKISGLRDKLIHEYFGVDIDLIWTIIVRDLPELKQNIKKL